The Apium graveolens cultivar Ventura chromosome 11, ASM990537v1, whole genome shotgun sequence genome has a window encoding:
- the LOC141697774 gene encoding uncharacterized protein LOC141697774 isoform X1 produces MAPKKVIAICQSGGGFEVGKDDSMSYIGGEAYAVDLDEQSKLSQFKQELAEMFEYHVDSMLIKYFLPGNKKTLITISREKDLQRMVNFYEESGQVEVFILLKEGAARDVVNTPVISSSRATTELMAVSHERSIIAVADDTTDIEMVITNGSTPSTEVSDITDENCRNAVLQWENIITGVDQRFSDFTEFREALHKYSIAHGFTYKFIKNDCQRVAVKCKAEGCPWRIWASMVSGTQLFCIKKMNSTHTCEGVAVRARHRVARDWVGNIIKEKLKVSPNYKTRDIVSDIKREYGIDLNYSQAYRAKGRAREKLHGSYREAYSQLPLFCEKIVETNPGSVATFTTKEDSSFHRLFVSFYASISGFRQGCRPLLFLDSTPLNSKYKGILLSATAADGDDALFPVAFAVVDDETDDNWHWFLSHLKDIASTPQQITFIADFQKGLVESLREIFGGGAYHGYCIRHIAEKLNQDLKEPFSYEARRLMVQDLYAAASAPKLDAFERCTENLKAISPEAYNWVIRSEPDHWATAFFGGARYGHVSSDFGQSFYSWVSDAKELPITQMVDALRGKLMELFYRRRVDSSQWETKLTLSMEEKLKNEISKASSFQVSQLHDGTFEVRSDSVDIVNIEHWDCSCKNWQITGLPCCHAIAVIVLLDRSPYDYCSGYFTAESYRATYSESINPIPNVEGPVMGEPTETTFIVTPPPTKSPSPKVGKRRKRDGTFDIIRRTLQCSKCKGLGHNKRACSKVSEDGEESSGPFPSSDVTTEES; encoded by the exons ATGGCACCAAAGAAAGTCATAGCTATATGTCAGTCTGGGGGTGGTTTTGAGGTGGGGAAGGATGATTCAATGTCTTATATAGGGGGAGAAGCTTATGCAGTTGATCTTGATGAGCAATCCAAGTTGAGCCAATTTAAGCAAGAATTAGCTGAGATGTTCGAGTATCATGTtgatagcatgttaatcaagtACTTTCTTCCTGGGAACAAAAAGACACTCATCACGATATCCAGAGAGAAGGATCTCCAGCGCATGGTAAATTTCTATGAGGAGTCTGGCCAAGTCGAGGTGTTTATTTTGCTCAAGGAAGGTGCTGCTCGAGATGTGGTAAACACGCCTGTGATTAG TTCAAGTAGGGCAACCACAGAACTCATGGCTGTTTCACATGAACGATCTATTATTGCTGTAGCTGATGATACAACTGATATCGAAATGGTCATAACAAATGGGTCAACGCCAAGCACAGAAGTTAGTGATATCACTGATGAAAATTGTCGCAATGCTGTATTGCAGTGGGAAAATATTATCACGGGTGTCGACCAAAGATTTTCAGACTTCACTGAGTTTCGTGAAGCTCTGCATAAATACTCCATTGCACATGGATTTACTTACAAATTTATCAAGAATGATTGTCAGCGTGTAGCTGTTAAATGCAAAGCAGAAGGCTGCCCATGGCGTATATGGGCATCAATGGTATCTGGCACACAGTTATTCTGTATAAAGAAAATGAATTCTACACATACATGTGAAGGAGTAGCCGTAAGAGCCAGGCATCGGGTAGCAAGGGACTGGGTTGGAAATATAATCAAGGAGAAGTTAAAAGTTTCTCCAAATTACAAGACCAGAGATATTGTCAGTGATATCAAACGGGAATATGGAATTGATTTGAACTATTCTCAGGCATACCGGGCAAAAGGACGTGCAAGGGAGAAACTGCATGGTTCTTATAGAGAGGCATACAGTCAACTACCTCTTTTCTGTGAGAAGATAGTGGAAACCAATCCAGGTAGCGTTGCTACATTCACTACCAAGGAGGATTCGAGCTTTCATCGTCTATTTGTTTCATTTTATGCCTCAATTTCTGGTTTTAGACAAGGGTGCCGTCCTCTGCTTTTCCTTGACAGTACACCTCTGAACTCAAAGTACAAGGGGATATTGCTATCTGCTACAGCAGCAGATGGCGATGATGCTCTATTTCCTGTGGCTTTTGCTGTAGTTGATGACGAGACTGATGACAACTGGCATTGGTTTCTATCCCACTTAAAAGACATAGCCTCAACACCACAACAAATCACATTCATAGCAGATTTTCAGAAGGGTTTAGTAGAGTCGTTGCGTGAAATCTTTGGTGGAGGAGCCTACCATGGATATTGTATACGTCATATTGCTGAGAAACTTAACCAAGATTTGAAAGAGCCATTTTCTTATGAAGCCAGACGTCTTATGGTTCAGGATCTGTATGCTGCTGCTAGTGCACCAAAACTTGATGCTTTTGAGCGATGCACTGAAAACTTGAAAGCTATATCTCCTGAAGCTTACAATTGGGTCATACGTAGTGAGCCAGATCACTGGGCAACCGCTTTTTTTGGAGGAGCAAGGTATGGTCATGTGTCATCTGATTTTGGGCAATCCTTTTACAGTTGGGTATCAGATGCAAAGGAATTGCCTATTACTCAGATGGTTGATGCATTACGAGGTAAGCTGATGGAGCTATTCTATAGACGTAGGGTTGATTCTAGTCAGTGGGAAACGAAGCTAACACTATCTATGGAAGAAAAATTAAAGAATGAGATTTCAAAAGCAAGCTCTTTTCAAGTATCTCAGTTACATGATGGCACATTTGAAGTTAGAAGTGATTCTGTTGACATAGTTAACATAGAGCACTGGGACTGTAGCTGCAAAAATTGGCAGATTACTGGGTTGCCATGCTGCCACGCCATTGCTGTTATTGTACTTCTTGATAGGAGTCCCTATGATTATTGCTCGGGATACTTTACTGCTGAGAGTTACCGTGCAACATATTCAGAGTCGATCAATCCAATACCTAATGTAGAGGGACCAGTGATGGGTGAACCAACAGAGACAACTTTTATTGTAACTCCTCCACCAACTAAAAGTCCAAGTCCAAAGGTTGGAAAGAGGAGGAAGCGGGATGGAACATTTGATATAATTAGACGCACACTCCAGTGTAGCAAGTGCAAAGGCCTTGGTCACAACAAGAGAGCATGCAG CAAGGTCAGTGAAGATGGTGAAGAATCATCAGGTCCTTTTCCCTCATCAGATGTGACAACAGAGGAAAGTTGA
- the LOC141697774 gene encoding uncharacterized protein LOC141697774 isoform X2 codes for MAPKKVIAICQSGGGFEVGKDDSMSYIGGEAYAVDLDEQSKLSQFKQELAEMFEYHVDSMLIKYFLPGNKKTLITISREKDLQRMVNFYEESGQVEVFILLKEGAARDVVNTPVISSSRATTELMAVSHERSIIAVADDTTDIEMVITNGSTPSTEVSDITDENCRNAVLQWENIITGVDQRFSDFTEFREALHKYSIAHGFTYKFIKNDCQRVAVKCKAEGCPWRIWASMVSGTQLFCIKKMNSTHTCEGVAVRARHRVARDWVGNIIKEKLKVSPNYKTRDIVSDIKREYGIDLNYSQAYRAKGRAREKLHGSYREAYSQLPLFCEKIVETNPGSVATFTTKEDSSFHRLFVSFYASISGFRQGCRPLLFLDSTPLNSKYKGILLSATAADGDDALFPVAFAVVDDETDDNWHWFLSHLKDIASTPQQITFIADFQKGLVESLREIFGGGAYHGYCIRHIAEKLNQDLKEPFSYEARRLMVQDLYAAASAPKLDAFERCTENLKAISPEAYNWVIRSEPDHWATAFFGGARYGHVSSDFGQSFYSWVSDAKELPITQMVDALRGKLMELFYRRRVDSSQWETKLTLSMEEKLKNEISKASSFQVSQLHDGTFEVRSDSVDIVNIEHWDCSCKNWQITGLPCCHAIAVIVLLDRSPYDYCSGYFTAESYRATYSESINPIPNVEGPVMGEPTETTFIVTPPPTKSPSPKVGKRRKRDGTFDIIRRTLQCSKCKGLGHNKRACRLQGQ; via the exons ATGGCACCAAAGAAAGTCATAGCTATATGTCAGTCTGGGGGTGGTTTTGAGGTGGGGAAGGATGATTCAATGTCTTATATAGGGGGAGAAGCTTATGCAGTTGATCTTGATGAGCAATCCAAGTTGAGCCAATTTAAGCAAGAATTAGCTGAGATGTTCGAGTATCATGTtgatagcatgttaatcaagtACTTTCTTCCTGGGAACAAAAAGACACTCATCACGATATCCAGAGAGAAGGATCTCCAGCGCATGGTAAATTTCTATGAGGAGTCTGGCCAAGTCGAGGTGTTTATTTTGCTCAAGGAAGGTGCTGCTCGAGATGTGGTAAACACGCCTGTGATTAG TTCAAGTAGGGCAACCACAGAACTCATGGCTGTTTCACATGAACGATCTATTATTGCTGTAGCTGATGATACAACTGATATCGAAATGGTCATAACAAATGGGTCAACGCCAAGCACAGAAGTTAGTGATATCACTGATGAAAATTGTCGCAATGCTGTATTGCAGTGGGAAAATATTATCACGGGTGTCGACCAAAGATTTTCAGACTTCACTGAGTTTCGTGAAGCTCTGCATAAATACTCCATTGCACATGGATTTACTTACAAATTTATCAAGAATGATTGTCAGCGTGTAGCTGTTAAATGCAAAGCAGAAGGCTGCCCATGGCGTATATGGGCATCAATGGTATCTGGCACACAGTTATTCTGTATAAAGAAAATGAATTCTACACATACATGTGAAGGAGTAGCCGTAAGAGCCAGGCATCGGGTAGCAAGGGACTGGGTTGGAAATATAATCAAGGAGAAGTTAAAAGTTTCTCCAAATTACAAGACCAGAGATATTGTCAGTGATATCAAACGGGAATATGGAATTGATTTGAACTATTCTCAGGCATACCGGGCAAAAGGACGTGCAAGGGAGAAACTGCATGGTTCTTATAGAGAGGCATACAGTCAACTACCTCTTTTCTGTGAGAAGATAGTGGAAACCAATCCAGGTAGCGTTGCTACATTCACTACCAAGGAGGATTCGAGCTTTCATCGTCTATTTGTTTCATTTTATGCCTCAATTTCTGGTTTTAGACAAGGGTGCCGTCCTCTGCTTTTCCTTGACAGTACACCTCTGAACTCAAAGTACAAGGGGATATTGCTATCTGCTACAGCAGCAGATGGCGATGATGCTCTATTTCCTGTGGCTTTTGCTGTAGTTGATGACGAGACTGATGACAACTGGCATTGGTTTCTATCCCACTTAAAAGACATAGCCTCAACACCACAACAAATCACATTCATAGCAGATTTTCAGAAGGGTTTAGTAGAGTCGTTGCGTGAAATCTTTGGTGGAGGAGCCTACCATGGATATTGTATACGTCATATTGCTGAGAAACTTAACCAAGATTTGAAAGAGCCATTTTCTTATGAAGCCAGACGTCTTATGGTTCAGGATCTGTATGCTGCTGCTAGTGCACCAAAACTTGATGCTTTTGAGCGATGCACTGAAAACTTGAAAGCTATATCTCCTGAAGCTTACAATTGGGTCATACGTAGTGAGCCAGATCACTGGGCAACCGCTTTTTTTGGAGGAGCAAGGTATGGTCATGTGTCATCTGATTTTGGGCAATCCTTTTACAGTTGGGTATCAGATGCAAAGGAATTGCCTATTACTCAGATGGTTGATGCATTACGAGGTAAGCTGATGGAGCTATTCTATAGACGTAGGGTTGATTCTAGTCAGTGGGAAACGAAGCTAACACTATCTATGGAAGAAAAATTAAAGAATGAGATTTCAAAAGCAAGCTCTTTTCAAGTATCTCAGTTACATGATGGCACATTTGAAGTTAGAAGTGATTCTGTTGACATAGTTAACATAGAGCACTGGGACTGTAGCTGCAAAAATTGGCAGATTACTGGGTTGCCATGCTGCCACGCCATTGCTGTTATTGTACTTCTTGATAGGAGTCCCTATGATTATTGCTCGGGATACTTTACTGCTGAGAGTTACCGTGCAACATATTCAGAGTCGATCAATCCAATACCTAATGTAGAGGGACCAGTGATGGGTGAACCAACAGAGACAACTTTTATTGTAACTCCTCCACCAACTAAAAGTCCAAGTCCAAAGGTTGGAAAGAGGAGGAAGCGGGATGGAACATTTGATATAATTAGACGCACACTCCAGTGTAGCAAGTGCAAAGGCCTTGGTCACAACAAGAGAGCATGCAGGTTG CAAGGTCAGTGA
- the LOC141698587 gene encoding small ribosomal subunit protein uS17 gives MAEQTEKAFLKQPKVFLCSKKSGKGKRPGKGGNRFYKSVGLGFKTPREAIEGTYIDKKCPFTGDVSIRGRILAGTCHSAKMVRTIIVRRNYLHYVKKYQRYEKRHSNIPAHISPCFRVKEGDHVTIGQCRPLSKTVRFNVLKVIPAGSSGGGKKAFTGI, from the exons ATGGCAGAACAA ACTGAGAAAGCATTTCTTAAGCAGCCCAAGGTCTTCCTCTG CTCGAAGAAGTCAGGCAAGGGAAAGAGGCCAGGAAAGGGAGGAAATAGGTTCTACAAGAGTGTCGGTCTTGGCTTCAAGACTCCCCGAGAGGCTATTGAAG GCACATACATTGACAAGAAATGCCCATTTACCGGAGATGTATCAATTAGAGGCCGTATACTTGCTGGTACTTGTCACAGTGCCAAAATGGTGAGGACTATCATTGTTCGGCGCAACTACTTGCATTATGTAAAGAAATACCAGAG GTATGAGAAGAGGCATTCAAATATTCCAGCTCACATCTCTCCCTGCTTCCGTGTGAAGGAGGGTGACCATGTGACTATTGGCCAGTGCAG GCCATTGTCAAAGACTGTCAGATTCAATGTGCTGAAAGTGATTCCAGCTGGATCTTCAGGTGGTGGAAAGAAAGCTTTTACTGGGATTTAA